In the Ostrinia nubilalis chromosome 15, ilOstNubi1.1, whole genome shotgun sequence genome, one interval contains:
- the LOC135078461 gene encoding putative nuclease HARBI1, whose protein sequence is MNAINAIVHLANNADPARRRKLYRQRSNPFDLRDLNFKIKYRFNKDTVRTIIDLVEDDLVQSARGGGTCPELQVLVAIRCWGRREVQDDAGDLHGLSQPTVSRICARVAHAIANKANSFIKMPITIGEQERISAKFRAIKNFPGVIGAIDCTHIKIKKTGGDMAQYYINRKGYYSLNVQVVCDADLKIMDIVARWRGSTHDSRIFMESNIKQRFEDRQFRGRLIGDSGYPLLPYLFTPILRPSRPEEEAYNNAHISTRNTVERCFGVWKQRFQCLLHGLPVSLQNGKAVIIALAVLHNIAIDMNDTLLEQHMEQVPVTPQLSTENSVHDNRPSLLRRRSQLILQNFINQHF, encoded by the exons atgaatgctataaatgcaattgtgcatttagccaataatgccgacccagcgcgacgtagaaagctctaccgccaacgaagcaacccattcgatttgcgggacctaaattttaaaataaaatataggttcaataaggacacagtgcgcaccatcatagatttggtggaagatgatctggttcagagcgctagaggtggtggcacgtgtcctgaactgcaagttttagtggccataagatgttggggacgtcgtgag gtacaagatgatgctggtgacctccatggcctaagtcagccgacagtgagccggatatgcgccagagtcgcgcatgcaatcgcgaataaggcaaattccttcatcaaaatgcctatcactataggagagcaggaaagaattagtgccaaatttagagcaattaaaaattttcctggggtgataggagccatagattgcacccacattaaaattaaaaaaaccggaggtgacatggcccagtactatattaatagaaaaggctattattccctgaatgttcag gttgtctgtgatgctgacctcaaaataatggatatagtggctagatggcgaggcagtacacatgacagtcgaatttttatggagagcaatataaaacaacgatttgaggataggcagtttagaggacgccttattggcgattcgggctaccctcttctgccatatctatttacacctattttaaggcctagtcgtccagaagaagaagcatacaataatgctcacatctcaactaggaacactgttgaaaggtgttttggggtgtggaagcagcggttccaatgcctactccatggcttaccagtaagcctccaaaatggaaaagctgtgatcatagcattggctgtattacataatatagccattgatatgaatgacacattgttag aacaacatatggagcaggtccctgtaactccgcaactttcgacggagaacagtgttcacgacaaccgaccttcattgttgaggcgtaggtcgcagttgatactacaaaattttataaatcaacatttttga
- the LOC135078463 gene encoding uncharacterized protein LOC135078463, translating to MSMTKENRPPKRQRSENWLEEDKYLLKELVKERVNAIENKNTDTNTNKRKVAAWADLQTTFNSMCAGMNRSITQLKSQWSLIKISAKKDKTIARQAQIKTGGGPPLSVPDDRADDIASWLPNEFVVDVNRFDSDSNKSELINIQEEESTQNTQDQELINNEEIQYELVVLDEEIEDTHACTTRGILEDKENKKVEAKENKAKPNFKAPAIKKKRKLLNKEGLIDLSKVRISEIAETESKCRIELHEVQMENERKKGRNLDLEHQLLQEKLKYYTHINKE from the exons atgtccatgacgaaggagaacagaccgcctaaaaggcaacgatcagaaaactggttggaggaagataag tatttgctgaaagagttggtgaaagaaagagtaaatgcaatcgaaaataaaaatacagacactaacacgaataaacggaaggttgcggcttgggctgatttacaaacaac gtttaattcaatgtgcgctggtatgaaccgctccattacccagttaaaatcgcaatggagcctcataaaaatcagtgcgaagaaagacaagaccattgctaggcaggctcaaattaaaactggcggtggtccaccattatcagtgcctgacgatagggctgatgatatagcatcttggttgcccaatgaatttgtagtcgatgttaacagatttgactcggactcaaataaaagtgaattaattaacattcaagaggaggaatcaactcaaaatacgcaagatcaggaattgataaataatgaagaaatccaatatgaattggtggtacttgatgaagaaatagaagatacacatgcttgtactactagaggcatattggaagataaagaaaataaaaaagtagaggcaaaagaaaataaagcaaaacctaattttaaagcaccagcaatcaaaaaaaaaaggaaactgttaaacaaagaaggcttaattgatttaagcaaagttaggatttccgaaattgcagaaacagaatcaaaatgccggattgaactgcatgaagttcaaatggaaaacgaacggaagaaagggagaaacttggatcttgagcatcaattattacaggaaaaacttaaatattacactcacattaataaagaataa